The sequence aagtgttgggttgaggattttttcctccatttttttccATCTTGTTGATGTATTTCCTTGTTGCCATTGAAGACCATTTCCAGATTTTCGATTTTTCCAAGTTGGACGATTTTTTCAAACTTGGGCGATTTTTGGTGAAGGGTGGCGATTTTGTGTTCGGAAACTTGGGcaacattttcctcctttttttgctTGCTGTTCCAGACCTCCATTGTTACAGATCCAGGCTGCCATTGATGACATTTTCAGAATTTTAGTTTGGCGCCATAgttgggaaaatttcgattttgtTTGAAGAGTGGTTTGGTGCCACATTTTGGTGATTTTCCATGCatgcttggtggctgccatcatttccagctcgctgattcgcttcagatatgaggtttgcttcagatttgacctccattaatggttgcccattaattttcagacttaaatttttattgcccagccaattccaacttaggcgATTCGCATTTGGAGGTattttatggagttttctgtgcattttcaGACCATcttatcgctgttgcaggtctgaaaactccattgttaggcggttgtcttcagaaattttcatttccagccacctaaccacttTGGCGATTTTGTTTGGAGCTGattccttagccatttttcatcattttcaaggatTTTTAACTAtgttgcaaggtgctggtaagtctgaagtaatcaattttcagacttgtcttcagaAATTTAATTTTTACCAACCACACTTAATTCCTGAATATGATTGTTTTTATCATTAAAACTGATTTTTATCGAGTTCATGCACATTTTTGaagattgcaacatgttttaaaagtttgattttcaggttgtcttaagaattgttgacctccattgttgactgcggaaggtgtctttagacatactttgtgtgaaatcacaacctttcacacctttccttagtcatcgttgatcctgtatactcctttgcattttagcttgcatgttttctaagcataaggaggtattaatgGATTTTATAGAAGgctccatgccttagtgttgtcacacattgaacttaattgttaaaatttaccaagtgtatggattattttcttgATTCCATGCTCTAATAagctaaaatctttagaaagtcaggaattttattaagagcattatttattttcctaagtctaacttcaagcttcaTACAGGTGCGATGTTGAAGTCtggatataaggaaaggaaagaactattgaagatgctgGAGATTGGATTTTATCCAAAACTTAAGATTTCatctagatggaaggagatcacagatacaaacatgcatttcctagactttgACCAGATGCAGCAGCGGATGTTCGGAGTCGGAGATCAAGTTCCTTCCCTAGTatatgcgaacattatgaagagtggtattttccatGCTGTTGGATtcccacagtccatacagtgcagtgagcttatcttgGAATGTGCACGGTGTTACGATCCGCTCAcgagaatgatcaagactcctaatggcgttgtcattgcctactttgctgaggatgctattgcagaggtgttcggaattccatgcggaacaaacatgaaggatgtgaccaaagatgaatatgaagaaagatacacgaagaagatgggtgtatgcaagaatttgataaacaaagagtggatgattgagcttaggtctcatcattccaaagctcccaagacactcatgtgcgtaGACttcaaggaggaatatagtgatttgatattcctactcaatagagtgatcgggatgccgcagggagcaatattcgatggatggatgttctacttcatccaggattgtcttagaggaacattagtaaattggtataagattataagtgacaatttGGACTTTCaactgaggaatgtagagcggtccaagtcatttgccatgacttcttacctggtatacctgcttgcacgatttgtttcatatagaggattaatatgcaaaggtgaagttgggaatgggcaaggacaattcaggagtcatgagtgctacccccagctgagcatgtatagaattgaagactataagagagtgaatgatgcattcactatgtacatcacatggATGCTGCAAGGTGGAATCcatagaagattgtccaaggaggcaacaaagttaatagaaaaatatggatcgtggtatattcagtttcccactttcacgtaccttaggattcatgggtttcaatctgaaccctacaaacTTCCTTGGTATCCGACCGacaaaatgatcttgttggaagtggtgagaaaaattctagagttcgatgtcattcagagagagaagcacaggacatgcatgacattccctatttcagttgggaagacattagaggtttgccagtctgccatagccgccagcactgtgagtgaggagcttgcattctatcgatttgctacatataagaaaagagaaagatttgatccagaaaagaaagtaggaaggatcaggggagagaagttcatccacaaagttgacatagaagattattgggctaaacTGATGggcgagcaagcagtgaagagaagaatgtggtccaaaatgtcagtggattttatgaggaagtgtggacttttcctcattcctgatcaggtgttagatgatagagatcatacacatccacagtatgagagtgaaatgaagaaggcaatcctattgccaaattggtcagagttagaagagattgacctgaatatattgatgagaggtcttgaatttctctcgtGCATGGGTGGATATATAGATTaacaagttagttgatatgggtgttcccttgacttatgaaaggatgaagccggaagagtctacttctgaggatgatcagaggactatcagtgatgtcaggattcatgcagacgaagagagtcaagctcccaagagaaggaagaacacgctaGGAGAAGTCAAGgatagagggaagaagattgaggaggtgaagaagaagcaGAAGACTATCACTtcgcctatcattccttcaccccctctcagtgtcttatcaatcgaagtgattgaagttaCATAGCAGAAcaaggagactcagcagtgttccaacacagtgatactactagagaatattcaggagttccaTGCCACAGTGACATCTGCACCTccgaatgagaatgatgatcaaccGGGATCCCGTactatccttttggaagttagtttgggaaatgagatatatgatttaaccaggaataatcctgatgataatgatgatattatctcggcattgagaggacttgatcgagaaatgtgtctcgatgatggtatggataTGGTCGTTATTCCTGAATggttgatgagaagtatggagaaaagtaaacaaatgatagaggtacagcctattgatgatattgatgactacctagctaggagttctaaggagaaggagcccaagagagtgGATATTTTGTCAcatatagctagagatgagacaggaatgcggattgcacagattgctgttcctattgcaggcgtgataacggacattgctactcctattgATTTCttgatcacttcagttgcccttggtcgtacatccagaaagcaagaatttcaggaggttggtgaaaacctcaaggcaatcgatgcaaggttagacagagagattgcggagaaagaaaggtgcagagaagagaatatcagacttagagagtatattgcagtgataaggcgtgaaaatcccacccttatttcccctattgcagttgaccatggaatgcattcacactatgaggcagcgagaggtacactctcagaggtggaaaagtggattgagaatacaagaaaacaggcagatgatttccttactcagtttgtccatgcatatgataagacaacaTGGCTCGCATTcaaaatccagtatttggagggagtttgggaagaattccagcctattcaagacaagactattccacgcctccaggctttgaagaagattcttaattccaccttggtcagcgagagcATTGTCTCAAATGAAGGCCAAGCCACTTATTTATAACTTTCTCCCAAATCGAACCTCCTTTTCCCTCCAAAGTGGGACTTAACAATGGAATTCAAATTTACtttttaatttgcatttcatttcatttcatccttcACCAAGTTGTCCCTTTTTTGCCTAGACAAGACACTTTATTAAAATGCAAATAATACATAATATGAGTGCCCAACATATAATTGAGAAAATGACTTtaaatataacttaagcaatcccttaATAAATCGTCCattttgccttaagttataattcaGCTTTAAACATCATTTTCCATCAAATACTGAacttgccaaaacaagctccaagaataTGGGAGATCAAACATAGAGAACTACCCTGCCAAATATAGCCACCGCATTGAGCTGCATAAACCTTGCCAAAAATAGCACTTagtaaaaatagcatactgctaaaaatagtaagtgtgtccaaatgaattttaaccacattctgagcaaccTTCGCAACTTACTAAAGATAGTAAGTCTAAAAAAgtcttcagattcatttgcatgtcataccattgcaaagctttcaaaaaacccagaaaaacccaaaGAAATGAGTTGTCCTCGctcccacttactaaaaatagcaagtttaccaaactccactgcttgctatgcatgtaccatcattgcgaagctttttgaaaacccagaaggaatctaggATCCaaactgtaaaactccaacatgcaagcaaCAAAAAACGTCGAGATATCCCCTAgaagtaggaaaccctaatttctgcttccgATTAGCCTACGGGTCTCCAGAATAGGCTAACAACCAACTGAACTGATTactgctgagaaggggacattacagtccgccctccccaagattgcttgtcctcaagcaattgcaagTTTGGATGTTGcagaatctcctcattctcccaagtagcatcctcaataAGCAAATTCTTTCACTTCACCAAATATTCCTTGATTGTCCTCATAGAGCGTTCTCTGAAATCAATGATCTCCTCTGGAATCAACACCAACTGTCCTTCCTCATCCAAGGGAGGTAAGTCTGAAGAGACCACAACATTgtgtccaagtgccttcttgaggcgagacacATGGAAGACATTGTGAACCTTGCTACTCGTTGGTAGCTTCGACTCGTAAACCACTACGCCAACTCTCCTAATGACTTTGAACGACCCATAGAAACGTGGCTTGAGTTTCtccgctccactcttcttgagagtagattgtCTGAAAGGCTGAAGCCTAAGATAGACCATGTCTCCAATCTCAAATGTGCGCTCTATACGTTGCTGATCAACGTACAACTTTTGCTGATTCTGTGCAATCTGAAGGTTATTCTTCAAAGCCCTCAAAATATCCTGACACTGCTGCACCATATCCTCAAGGTTTTGCTATCACCAAACATCAAATCAACAAAGCTAGGGGCCTCgtaaccatagagtgccatgaaaggagacaTTCTGATGGACATGTGGTAGGAGGAATTGTAGCAGTACTCTCCTAAGTGTAGCCATCTCACCCAAGCTTTTTGCTGCTCCGAGACATAATTCTTGGGATAGCCCTCCAACCACTTGTTTACAATCTTCGTTTGCCCATTAGTCTGTgggtgataactagtgcttggagtgagcactgtaccacacaatctgaaaattATTTGCCAAAAAGTGCTTAGGAACTTGCTGtatctatcactcacaatgtttttTGGCAGCCCATGCAGTCTAAACACCTCACGAAAGAACACATCAACAACTTGAGCTGCTGTAAATGAGCTAGTAATGGCATAAAAATGAGCAAACTTGGTCAATCTATCCACCACAACATAGATACAATCCTTACCATTAGCTCTCCACGACCCCgtgatgaagtccatcgaaatactttcccaCTTTTGATTGGGAATTGGTAGAGGTTGCAATAAACCAGCTGGAAGAGTGTGCTCAGTTTTGTTCATTTGACAAGTGTGACACTCCTTAATGTAGCTCAACACATCATTTTTCaaccccttccaagagaatctcttaGGAATCTGCCTATAGGTCTTGAAATATCCTTGATGACTAGCAAGAGGAATGCCATGGAAAGTCTGCAAAACCTTCTTCTTGAGCTTAGATTCGGGTAACAAAAAGATTCTTCTCTTGTAGTGTATCAACCCATCAACcaccttgtacctttcatcatgaaaaataCCCTCAATAATGCTGGTTGCAAAcggatttttggcataatcagtaAGCAACAAGTCCTTCCAATCAGCAGTGTGCTCACACAAAGAGCTCAAGTGGGGCCTTCTTGAAAGTGCATCCGCCACAATGTTTTTTTCCCCTTGACATACTCATTGTCAAAatcgtaagcttgtagcttactcacccactttGGCTGCTtttcattcaaatctttttggtgcataaagtgtttaagactattgtgGTTTGTCTTGACAACAAATTTACTTCTCACCAAGTATTGTCTGaacttggccaatgcatgcatgatcgcaagcatttccttgtcatagataGAGTATGTCCTCTCAACTCCTCTTAGTTTTCTTGTCTCAACCACAATCGGATGCTTCCCTTGCATCAAAACAACACCAATACCTTCTCCAGATGCGCCACATTGCAACTCAAAGGGCTTGGAGAAATCTGTTATAGCCAAAACAGGGCATGAGCTTATAATATCTTTGAACTTGTCAAATACACCTTGTGCCTTTTCTGACCAAACAAAAGCTCCCTTTTTAGTGAGATCTGTAAGGGGAGTAGCAATTTGAGAGTAGCCCTTCACAAATCTCCTGTAGAAGCCGCAAAGAACTAAGAGCCCTTTCAGCTGTGTCAAGTTCTAAACCGACTTGTTTTTACAAATGGAAGCAAAAAGGCCGATCTAGCAAGAAGAGGTTTTGTTCAAGCAAAGGTAGAGAATGCATCCTGCCAAGCAAGTTTGTGCAAACAAAGGGTTAATTGCCGCCACATCAAACATGATCTAGGCAAAGAGAACATAAAGCAAATAGAGCACCAAAGGCCGCCACCCTTGTGTGAACAAAAGGCAAGAGTATGCTACATCTAGAGCAAGTTGTGCAAATGGAGCACAAAACACTACTTTGTTTTAGTGCAACAAAGTGATCAATTATTGATCAAACAAGCTTGCTTGTGCAAATGAACACCTAAACCCCGCCAAGTTAGTGCAAACAAGGCACTAAATGCCGCCCAAGATAACATTAACTTGTGTAAAAGAATGTCAAAACACCACTTTGCATTATGCAAACCAAGGGTTAAACCCAAAATTTATTATGCAAATGAAGGGCTGAGGGCCGAATCCATTGTGTAAATGGAGGTTAAAATGCCGCCTAGACTGTGTAAATGAAACCCATAATGCCGAAATCTTCATGCAATTGGACATCAAAAGCCGCCATGTTTGCACATGCCTATCCAAAAATGACGAAAGGGAGAAGTCATAATTTGTGCTAATGAAGAAGAAAATGCCGATCAAGATAAGTTCATCTTGTGCAATTAAAGAGGAAAATGCCGAAATCCTTATGCAATTGCAAGCTTGAATGCCGAAATCCTTGTGCATTCGCAAAACAAAATACTGCCCAAATGAAAGCTTGTGCAAGTCAATCATCAAAGGCTGAATCGATTGTGCAAATGGAAGACTTAATGCCGCCTAAGGCTTAATGTGTAAATCAACCACTAGAGGCTGACATCCACAAGACTTGTTCAAACAATAGTGTCAGGTCGGCCATCAAACTAAAATCAGTGGTTTAACCGCTCAGCTAGAGGAGAATTTAAAACATTTTATATACCAAAACAGGTCGGCCTAAGATCAAGGTAAGGTGACATACCCCTTCACTCATCCACATCTATATAGAGGGAGTCTCTTACCTCATTTCATCATTCAACAAGCAATCAGCGATTCTGATCAGAGCAGAGCAAAAATACCTCTAGGGCAGTGATTTTGGCAACAAAGATCAGCGAATTTCTCGATTAAGGAAGGCCATTTTAATTAGAAGGGTTTTGAACCTAATTTGAAAAAGATTTTCAGTCCAATTTGAAGGCTACCTGGACAGATTTTAGAAGAATTTCATCACAAAATCAGACCTGTAGCAGTATCAAGGACAAGGTTAATCAAGATCAGGCCTAAATCAGACATAGAGAGTCAGCAATCAGACTTCAATCAGACCTTGAAACATCATTTGATCAGAGAGAATCAGAACATATAAGAGATAAAAGATGGATGAAATTAAGTATATGCTATGTGTGTTTGATACCTTCTTGTTTGTTTTATAGGTGACAAAGGAGGAAATAAAAAAGGCAAGCCTAATTGTAGGAGATCAGAACAACACTTCAAAGAAGGATTTCACCACATAAGTAAAGGCAAGGGATCAAGTGAAGGAATTCAGCAGCATGAAGAAGATTTTAGAACTTCACAAGCTATGCAATGATCAACATCAAGTTCAAAAGGAAGGTCAATTGACACCAAGGGTTTCAAGATATAAAACTTTGGAAATCCAAGACTAAGTGCCAATACCACGTTGAGATACCCTACATCAAGGTATAGGCATCATAAGGTCAagatcaagcatggacatcatatGACTACTCACCAAAGTGTAGATTCATCATTAAGGGGTAGATTCCCAAACATGAAGATGGAAGGACGTAACCACCACATGAAGATAATTTCTACAACAATATGACATTCAATGCTAGCATCACAACATGAGGAACAAAATGCATTCCAAGCTTTATTGCATCATGGTAACATGAAGAAGTTAGATTGATCAAGGTAAGATAAGCAAGCGTGGATAAAGATTTGACTTGTGTAAGGTGATGCCTTCATCACCATCACACCAAACTTAgggatgttgagtatcaagagatattgcttgaGGCATCAACACTTGCTTGTGATGTTGAGTATCAAGTCTACCAAGCAGATTGAGGTGTCATCCTTGTCATCATTGAGCCAATCAAAAgggttccacatcagcatgtccagatgCGATGCACCTGACTCACCCATGGAAGCACAAATATCGAGATACTTAACCTCtttttctattggttcacattcaatatGTACATGTGTTAaatcaaatgtaattttctcattggccaaaaGGGAGTTGTTGTAACGAACTCTAAATAGGGTTTTCattttgtaatcttggccattTATGGTGAATCAATCTGAGTCATTCATTGTAAAAAAGCTATCTATATAAGGCTCGGTTTTCTCATTTGTAAAAGGGAACAAAAAAGAGTAGTAGAGTAAGAAGAATAGAGTAGAAGATGGAGTaggagttagattaggagaagacaaagattgttgccaagactttgttgtgaagagcatatgatttcattgaagctatggtgaatttgatgtgttatttcaacaagttgcatggtctctacttctcaattcattttcatgttgtttagaggaatgaaagaactttgtgcatgatcaatggtgaaattcatatgtCCATACCAGtaggattgtaagtttgccttgtgtggtcaactggaatccttaaatgagcttaacttcaattgctattcactctttgatatgcattgccttgatgataTCCTTGTTAATAGTGATTTCAAGATCACGtacttaccttagaagatcgcactagctttgtggagttgtttgtTGATGGAAAAACAAAgcttagttgagtttcaccaaagattgtccatcgcAACAAGCTTCTGCAACATGATAGATGGAAGAAACAGTTTGGAAATTGTGCTCGTTCGTCGTCCACTGAACAAGCCTTCAGAGCCTAAGcctcaaataaaaataaaaggaaacCTCAATCCTCCCAGCAAAAAACACAAGGTCAATCTTAGGAGTCTTCCAAAAAGAAAAGTGTTTAGCGCAACTATTGTCACAAGTTTGGCcacatgaagaaagattgcaagaaACAGTTGGCGTTTGAGCAATCTTGACAAGGAGGGTCTCAGATTGCTATGCATTCTAATTAGGAGTTTGCTTTCTATGTATTCATTGCCCAATGGCCATCTGATCATGTGCATTGAGTTGCGTGGTACATTGACTTTGGCATCTCTCGACATTTCACACATTATCGGGATTGGTTTACAGAGCACACTCCTTTCACTGATTCAATGatctttggaggaggtgaagagtatactaTTGTCGGAAAGGGCAACATTCAGTTTTTATTTGGAGGGAAAGATTTGATATTTCATGATGTATACTTTGTCTCATGTATGGAGCTCAATCTGCTGTCAGTTAGTCAGATTATGCATCATTCTCCACAGTTGGATGTCGTCTTCAGTTCGCACAAGTGGAGCATTGTTCATATGAAGATTCACACTACAACTGTTGTTGGCCTTGAGGATCATTGTCTTTATAGACTTGTCGATTCTGGTGATTCTTCAAAGCATGCCTCTGCAGCCAAAAGTACTTCCATCAACAATCTTTGGGATCAGCAGTATGGGCACCTAAGTAttcactatctctctcagttagtTTGGGaggtgttgtgatgttttcacacattgccccattgcaaatggggatctcCACTTTTTGCTTAGGCTTAGGTGTTTAGTTAGGTCTTCTTAGCTTGGTAAGTTTAGTAGCTTTTAGCCCTTGCTTATGAGAGGTGAATATCTCTTGTCAAGTCAGGATTGAGGTTGTGTTGCCAACCTTGCTAAGGTGCTTAATGTTGCTAAGAGATGTTAATTGTAGGAAAAGGCCTTAGGGTTTGAAATGGTACGAATTGGGGTTTTGGATTGACATAGGTCAAAATGAGAAAAGAGTCATCAAAATTGCTTTCAAGGATGGATAAATTGTGAAATATCATAGCATAGGTCAAATTAGGGTTTCGAGATGAAAAATAGACTAAGGCATGAGTTTGCTCAAAAGATTGATCTTGATGTGTGTTTGCTTAGCAAGTTCAAGTTTGTGCAAATGAAGGGAAAAACATTGATTTGATTGAGGTATGAATGAACCTTGAAATGTCAATCTGATTGAGGTACGAATAACCTTGCAAAAGCTGCCAACATCAGATTTGAATTTCACAAAGAGAGTAGGTATGAATGAACACAAAAATTCTGATCCACTTTGatagagtaaagtaattaaattTTGATTGCTCAAATTAATCTAGTACAAATGAACTTCAAATGGCCAACTTTGCAAGGAAATTTTTgttcatgcaattttgaaaaatgattTCCACAAAATG is a genomic window of Cryptomeria japonica chromosome 7, Sugi_1.0, whole genome shotgun sequence containing:
- the LOC131041810 gene encoding uncharacterized protein LOC131041810, translated to MVQQCQDILRALKNNLQIAQNQQKLYVDQQRIERTFEIGDMVYLRLQPFRQSTLKKSGAEKLKPRFYGSFKVIRRVGVVVYESKLPTSSKVHNVFHVSRLKKALGHNVVVSSDLPPLDEEGQLVLIPEEIIDFRERSMRTIKEYLVK